From Pseudonocardia autotrophica, one genomic window encodes:
- a CDS encoding amidase: MAIPPPDPAQLAAINSQHAFGLSEAELAEFGPAVTATLSATDRVEELYRASAPEAPERAWAEPADNPLGGWYVTTSVPGAADGPLAGRTVALKDNISLAGVPMTNGSATVEGFVPLRDATVATRLLAAGATITGKAVCEDLCFSGASFTSRPWPVRNPWDPSRAAGGSSSGSAALVGSGAVDLAVGGDQGGSIRIPSAFSGTVGHKPTHGLVPYTGAFPIEATIDHLGPITRTVSDAALMLGVLAGVDGLDARQPTSLEPVDYLAALGESAAGLRIGIVTEGFGRPESDPGVDRTVREAIGALREAGLTAEEVSIPWHLDGMAVWNVIATEGAAYQMVTGNAYGMNYPGLYDPELIAHYARQRIERGAELSKTVKLVGLSGGYTFGHGGGSYYAMARNLALDLRAAYDAALSSYDVLVMPTLPYTAPELIGLDAGLDSYLPTALGMIGNCAPFDVTGHPAASVPAGLVDRLPAGLMIVGKRFDDATVLRVAHTFEQAVGGFPAPPALTTVGEQQ, encoded by the coding sequence ATGGCGATTCCACCCCCCGATCCCGCGCAACTCGCGGCGATCAACTCCCAGCACGCGTTCGGGCTGTCCGAGGCCGAGCTCGCCGAGTTCGGGCCCGCCGTGACCGCGACGCTCAGCGCGACCGACCGGGTCGAGGAGCTCTACCGGGCCTCCGCGCCCGAGGCGCCGGAGCGCGCCTGGGCCGAACCGGCCGACAACCCACTCGGTGGCTGGTACGTGACGACGTCGGTGCCCGGCGCCGCGGACGGCCCGCTCGCCGGGCGGACCGTCGCCCTCAAGGACAACATCTCGCTCGCCGGGGTCCCGATGACCAACGGCTCGGCGACCGTCGAGGGCTTCGTCCCGCTCCGCGACGCCACCGTCGCGACCCGGCTGCTCGCCGCCGGGGCGACGATCACCGGCAAGGCGGTCTGCGAGGACCTGTGCTTCTCCGGCGCCAGTTTCACCTCCCGGCCGTGGCCGGTGCGCAACCCCTGGGACCCCTCGCGGGCGGCAGGCGGCTCGTCCAGCGGCAGCGCCGCGCTGGTCGGCAGCGGCGCGGTCGATCTGGCCGTCGGCGGCGACCAGGGCGGCTCCATCCGCATCCCCAGCGCGTTCTCCGGCACGGTCGGACACAAGCCGACGCACGGTCTGGTGCCCTACACCGGGGCGTTCCCGATCGAGGCGACGATCGACCATCTCGGACCGATCACCCGGACCGTCTCCGACGCGGCCCTGATGCTCGGCGTGCTCGCCGGCGTCGACGGGCTCGACGCCCGCCAGCCCACCTCGCTGGAGCCGGTCGACTACCTCGCCGCACTCGGCGAGTCGGCGGCCGGGCTGCGGATCGGGATCGTCACCGAGGGCTTCGGCCGCCCGGAGAGCGACCCGGGTGTCGACCGGACCGTGCGGGAGGCGATCGGCGCCCTGCGCGAGGCAGGACTGACCGCCGAGGAGGTGTCGATCCCCTGGCACCTCGACGGCATGGCGGTCTGGAACGTCATCGCCACCGAGGGTGCCGCGTACCAGATGGTCACCGGCAACGCCTACGGGATGAACTACCCCGGTCTCTACGATCCCGAGCTGATCGCGCACTACGCGCGGCAGCGGATCGAACGCGGCGCGGAGCTGTCCAAGACGGTCAAGCTGGTCGGCCTGTCCGGCGGCTACACCTTCGGGCACGGCGGCGGCTCGTACTACGCGATGGCCCGCAACCTGGCCCTCGACCTGCGCGCGGCCTACGACGCCGCGCTGAGCAGCTACGACGTGCTGGTCATGCCGACCCTGCCCTACACCGCCCCGGAGCTGATCGGGCTCGACGCCGGCCTGGACAGCTACCTGCCCACCGCGCTCGGGATGATCGGCAACTGCGCCCCGTTCGACGTCACCGGGCATCCGGCGGCGAGCGTGCCGGCCGGCCTGGTGGACCGGCTACCGGCCGGTCTGATGATCGTCGGCAAGCGCTTCGACGACGCGACCGTGCTGCGCGTCGCACACACCTTCGAGCAGGCCGTCGGCGGCTTTCCCGCCCCGCCGGCGCTCACGACCGTAGGAGAACAGCAGTGA
- the nthB gene encoding nitrile hydratase subunit beta translates to MNGVFDLGGTDGLGKVDNDHMSEPVFRADWEKRAFSMFAQSARAGLFNVDQFRHGIEKMEPGEYLISNYYEHWAHSVEHYAAAAGMLDPAELEARTTYYLENPDAPLPQRETDTEIVEFVDWAVTNGFPAHRESDKVAQFSVGDEVVISSESPYGHTRRARYIRGRRGVISAAHGTYLYPDTAGNGLGDCPEHLYTVRFEATELWGAEYADPNGANYFDVWEPYLTLVPATQGV, encoded by the coding sequence GTGAACGGAGTCTTCGACCTCGGCGGCACCGACGGATTGGGCAAGGTCGACAACGACCACATGTCCGAGCCGGTGTTCCGTGCGGACTGGGAGAAGCGCGCCTTCTCGATGTTCGCGCAGAGCGCCCGGGCCGGGCTGTTCAACGTGGACCAGTTCCGGCACGGCATCGAGAAGATGGAGCCGGGTGAGTACCTGATCTCGAACTACTACGAGCACTGGGCGCATTCGGTCGAGCACTACGCCGCGGCCGCGGGCATGCTGGACCCGGCCGAGCTGGAGGCGCGGACGACGTACTACCTGGAGAACCCGGACGCGCCGCTGCCCCAGCGGGAGACCGACACCGAGATCGTCGAGTTCGTCGACTGGGCGGTCACCAACGGGTTCCCGGCCCACCGCGAGTCGGACAAGGTCGCGCAGTTCTCGGTCGGCGACGAGGTCGTCATCTCCTCCGAGAGCCCGTACGGCCACACCCGCCGGGCCCGCTACATCCGCGGGCGCCGCGGCGTGATCAGTGCGGCGCACGGCACGTATCTCTACCCCGACACCGCGGGCAACGGGCTCGGCGACTGCCCCGAGCACCTCTACACCGTGCGGTTCGAGGCCACCGAGCTGTGGGGCGCCGAGTACGCGGACCCGAACGGCGCCAACTACTTCGACGTGTGGGAGCCGTACCTCACGCTCGTCCCCGCCACCCAGGGAGTCTGA
- the nthA gene encoding nitrile hydratase subunit alpha, whose product MTVKPTDTALRSQEEITARVKALEALLIEKGVMTTAAVDRLAEVYENEVGPQLGAKVVARAWTDPAFKERLLADASAACRELGVGGLQGEEMVAVENTDTVHHVIVCTLCSCYPWPVLGLPPNWYKAPPFRARIVREPRTVLAEDFDFPVPDSVEIRVWDSSSELRYWVLPQRPAGSEHLSEDELAALVTRDSMIGVGAPRPVGAAA is encoded by the coding sequence ATGACCGTGAAGCCCACCGACACCGCACTCCGCTCGCAGGAGGAGATCACCGCCCGGGTCAAGGCCCTGGAGGCGTTGCTCATCGAGAAGGGCGTCATGACCACCGCGGCGGTCGACCGGCTGGCCGAGGTCTACGAGAACGAGGTCGGCCCGCAGCTGGGCGCGAAGGTCGTCGCCAGGGCGTGGACCGACCCGGCCTTCAAGGAGCGGCTGCTCGCCGACGCCTCGGCCGCCTGCCGCGAGCTGGGCGTCGGCGGCCTGCAGGGTGAGGAGATGGTGGCCGTCGAGAACACCGACACCGTCCACCACGTGATCGTCTGCACGCTGTGTTCCTGCTACCCGTGGCCGGTGCTCGGCCTGCCCCCGAACTGGTACAAGGCGCCGCCGTTCCGGGCCCGGATCGTGCGGGAACCGCGCACCGTGCTCGCCGAGGATTTCGACTTCCCGGTGCCCGACTCGGTCGAGATCCGGGTCTGGGACTCCAGTTCCGAGCTGCGCTACTGGGTGCTCCCGCAGCGCCCCGCGGGCAGCGAGCACCTCTCCGAGGACGAGCTCGCCGCCCTGGTCACCCGTGACTCGATGATCGGGGTCGGCGCGCCGCGTCCGGTCGGGGCCGCGGCATGA
- a CDS encoding nitrile hydratase accessory protein encodes MSGTSTGIRSDATELGDARRRVQKLVCDMPGADRPFSEPWELRAFAMAVAAHHEGHYEWSEFQLSLIDSIRQWEAGDGGEPWSYYLHWLEALEHTLAASGALSDSAALDDRTRQVLATPRNANHHEARREPVTVDPARS; translated from the coding sequence ATGAGCGGCACGAGCACCGGGATCCGCAGCGACGCCACCGAGCTGGGCGACGCCCGGCGCCGGGTGCAGAAGCTCGTCTGCGACATGCCGGGCGCGGACCGGCCGTTCTCCGAGCCGTGGGAGCTGCGGGCGTTCGCGATGGCGGTGGCAGCCCACCACGAGGGCCACTACGAGTGGAGCGAGTTCCAGCTGTCGCTGATCGACTCGATCCGGCAGTGGGAGGCCGGCGACGGCGGCGAGCCGTGGAGCTACTACCTGCACTGGCTCGAGGCGCTGGAGCACACCCTCGCCGCGAGCGGCGCGCTGTCCGACTCGGCCGCACTCGACGATCGCACCCGCCAGGTGCTGGCCACGCCGCGCAACGCGAACCATCACGAGGCCCGCCGGGAACCGGTGACGGTCGATCCGGCCCGGTCCTGA
- a CDS encoding AMP-binding protein, with amino-acid sequence MSDVAETLSRWLQEYGSPGANAAELLCDRHDPAAVAFRFVDVAADGDPSCTTTTYGDLAEGSRRLATALAGRGIRRGDRVAVLMSKRPELVLTLLAIWRLGAVHVPLFTAFAEGAIRLRVESAGVRLVVTEPAERPKLDALDGLDVLVTGDAFDELVAGSRPWADAEAVGGDGALLQLYTSGTTGKPKGVVVPVRALASFHCYLHHGLGVTPDDVYWNAADPGWAYGLYYGIVAPLLAGRANLLFRGNFTPASTVAVMRTFGVTNFAGAPTIYRALSKSGAVEGVTLRRASSAGEPLTPDVVAWGEKTFGTPIRDHYGQTELGMVIGNHWHEDVVHPIRDGSMGRALPGITADVVGGQIAIDATASPLFWFAGYHEAPERTAERFTGDGRWYLTGDTGRVDPDGYFFFAARDDDVILAAGYRIGPFDVESVLITHPEVTDVAVVGRPDPEGIRGEVVEAFVVTAAGVTADRHQALAGELQALVRDGYSRHAYPRTVHFVPELPKTPSGKIQRYLLRDR; translated from the coding sequence ATGTCGGACGTCGCCGAGACCCTCAGCCGCTGGCTGCAGGAGTACGGATCACCCGGCGCGAACGCGGCGGAGCTGCTGTGCGACCGGCACGACCCGGCCGCCGTCGCCTTCCGGTTCGTCGACGTCGCCGCCGACGGGGACCCGTCCTGCACCACGACCACCTACGGCGACCTCGCCGAGGGGTCCCGGCGGCTCGCCACCGCGCTCGCCGGGCGCGGGATCCGGCGTGGTGACCGGGTCGCGGTCCTGATGTCCAAGCGCCCCGAGCTCGTGCTCACCCTGCTCGCGATCTGGCGGCTCGGCGCGGTGCACGTCCCGCTGTTCACAGCCTTCGCCGAGGGGGCGATCCGGCTGCGGGTGGAGAGCGCAGGCGTCCGGCTCGTCGTCACCGAGCCCGCGGAACGGCCGAAGCTCGACGCCCTGGACGGCCTCGACGTGCTCGTCACCGGGGACGCGTTCGACGAGCTGGTCGCCGGCAGCCGGCCGTGGGCCGACGCCGAGGCGGTCGGTGGCGACGGGGCGCTGCTGCAGCTCTACACCAGCGGCACCACCGGGAAGCCGAAGGGTGTGGTGGTGCCGGTGCGGGCGCTCGCCTCCTTCCACTGTTACCTGCACCATGGGCTCGGCGTCACCCCGGACGACGTCTACTGGAACGCCGCGGATCCCGGCTGGGCCTACGGGCTGTACTACGGCATCGTCGCCCCGCTGCTGGCGGGGCGGGCCAACCTGCTGTTCCGGGGGAACTTCACACCGGCCTCCACGGTGGCGGTGATGCGCACCTTCGGCGTCACCAACTTCGCCGGCGCCCCCACGATCTACCGCGCGCTGAGCAAGAGCGGCGCGGTCGAGGGGGTCACGCTGCGCCGGGCGTCGTCGGCCGGTGAACCGCTCACCCCGGACGTCGTGGCCTGGGGGGAGAAGACCTTCGGGACCCCGATCCGGGACCACTACGGCCAGACCGAGCTCGGCATGGTGATCGGCAACCACTGGCACGAGGACGTCGTGCACCCCATTCGGGACGGTTCGATGGGCCGGGCGCTGCCCGGGATCACCGCGGACGTCGTCGGGGGCCAGATCGCGATCGACGCGACCGCCAGCCCGCTGTTCTGGTTCGCCGGCTACCACGAGGCGCCGGAGCGGACCGCCGAGCGGTTCACCGGGGACGGGCGCTGGTACCTCACCGGCGACACCGGACGGGTCGACCCCGACGGCTACTTCTTCTTCGCCGCCCGCGACGACGACGTGATCCTCGCCGCGGGCTACCGGATCGGCCCGTTCGACGTCGAGAGCGTGTTGATCACCCATCCGGAGGTCACCGACGTCGCGGTGGTCGGACGGCCCGATCCCGAGGGCATCCGGGGCGAGGTCGTCGAGGCGTTCGTGGTCACCGCGGCCGGGGTCACCGCCGACCGGCACCAGGCGCTGGCCGGTGAGCTGCAGGCACTCGTCCGGGACGGCTACTCCCGGCACGCCTACCCGCGGACGGTGCACTTCGTGCCGGAGCTCCCGAAGACTCCCAGCGGCAAGATCCAGCGCTACCTGCTGCGCGACCGCTGA
- a CDS encoding helix-turn-helix transcriptional regulator: MPSVDAHPPTRGSGTAPFPDNTLPASIGRALARIRRSTGSSLAFGGRVGPGGVLLEHFDGEVVGPLRGTTLEPGQGLGGRVVARQRALAVPDYVANGMITHRYDAIIRAERLRALAAVPVVVARRPVAVLYASHRTPHQGLDRVLDVVVEEARALEQELAVTAVVRTGDEGLDDAAELRTRVQDAYSQLCALAARLDDEPLAGAVRAAAEQLVPGPDDRTGPAVRLTPRERDVLALVAAGLGDRDVATALGVGLYTVKGHVKSLLGKLHATNRRAAVVQARRYRLLP; this comes from the coding sequence GTGCCGAGCGTCGATGCCCACCCTCCGACGAGGGGTAGCGGCACGGCCCCATTCCCGGACAACACCCTGCCCGCGAGCATCGGCCGGGCACTGGCCAGGATCCGGCGGAGCACCGGCAGCTCGCTCGCCTTCGGCGGCCGGGTCGGCCCCGGCGGGGTGCTGCTGGAGCACTTCGACGGCGAGGTCGTCGGGCCGCTGCGCGGGACGACCCTGGAGCCGGGGCAGGGGCTCGGTGGGCGGGTCGTGGCGCGGCAGCGCGCGCTGGCGGTACCGGACTACGTCGCGAACGGCATGATCACCCACCGGTACGACGCGATCATCCGCGCCGAGCGGTTGCGCGCGCTCGCCGCGGTGCCGGTGGTGGTCGCCCGGCGCCCGGTCGCGGTGCTCTACGCCTCGCACCGGACCCCGCACCAGGGTCTGGACCGGGTGCTCGACGTCGTCGTCGAGGAGGCCAGGGCGCTCGAGCAGGAGCTGGCGGTGACCGCCGTCGTCCGCACCGGCGACGAGGGACTCGACGACGCCGCCGAGCTGCGCACCCGCGTGCAGGACGCCTACTCGCAGCTGTGCGCACTCGCCGCGCGGCTCGACGACGAGCCGCTCGCCGGCGCCGTGCGCGCCGCCGCCGAGCAGCTGGTGCCCGGGCCGGACGACCGCACCGGTCCCGCGGTGCGTCTCACCCCGCGGGAACGCGACGTGCTGGCGCTGGTGGCCGCCGGGCTGGGCGACCGGGACGTCGCGACCGCACTCGGCGTCGGGCTGTACACGGTGAAGGGGCACGTCAAGAGCCTGCTCGGGAAGCTGCACGCGACGAACCGGCGCGCTGCGGTCGTGCAGGCGCGCCGGTACCGGCTGCTGCCCTGA
- a CDS encoding CGNR zinc finger domain-containing protein, protein MPDVRPLTGEPLPLDLLNTRWIESGTERDLLATPEGAASWLAGHGFDGPAGEPVTAALRRARAVMTDLLDEPGTGTAIAFDELLARGRLRRGYGPGGAVTRPETGDPAWLPAWTAAEALLRLLETRPERVRRCAHDGCVLHFLDTTRNGTRRWCSMASCGNRSKSNRHYARTRGGPDA, encoded by the coding sequence ATGCCCGACGTCCGTCCGCTCACCGGGGAACCGCTCCCGCTGGATCTGCTCAACACCCGGTGGATCGAGAGCGGGACCGAGCGGGATCTGCTGGCGACGCCGGAGGGGGCCGCGTCCTGGCTCGCCGGGCACGGGTTCGACGGGCCTGCGGGCGAGCCGGTGACCGCGGCGCTACGGCGGGCCCGCGCCGTCATGACCGATCTGCTGGACGAGCCGGGTACCGGCACCGCGATCGCGTTCGACGAGCTCCTCGCCCGCGGCAGGCTGCGCCGCGGCTACGGCCCCGGCGGCGCCGTCACCCGCCCGGAGACCGGCGACCCGGCCTGGCTGCCGGCCTGGACCGCGGCCGAGGCACTGCTCCGGCTGCTGGAGACGCGCCCGGAACGGGTGCGCCGCTGCGCGCACGACGGCTGTGTCCTGCACTTCCTCGACACCACCCGGAACGGGACCCGGCGCTGGTGCTCGATGGCGTCGTGCGGCAACCGGTCGAAGTCGAACCGGCACTACGCCCGCACCCGCGGCGGGCCGGACGCCTGA
- a CDS encoding alpha/beta fold hydrolase — protein sequence MTRTAEVEYRHHEVAGHRVFVREAGHRDAPVVLLLHGFPTSSRMYRALIPALGEHYRVIAPDHIGFGHSDTPGTDAFDYTFDALTDVTEALLDELGVDRFALVVQDYGAPIAWRLALRRPTSVTAVISQNGNAYDAGFVEDFWAPVWAYAKNPGPDTEPAARAALGEPAIRWQYLHGVHRPELVDPDTWTVDAASMARPGAERAQLSLFRDYATNPPLYPQLHAWFRETQVPLLAVWGENDEIFGPAGARAFATDLPDAEIHLVPGGGHFLIESHPDTVLGYVEDFLGRHLQPGRA from the coding sequence ATGACGAGGACGGCCGAGGTCGAGTACCGCCATCACGAGGTCGCCGGGCACCGGGTGTTCGTCCGCGAGGCCGGGCACCGCGACGCGCCGGTCGTGCTGCTGCTGCACGGGTTCCCGACCAGCTCACGGATGTACCGGGCACTGATCCCGGCGCTCGGCGAGCACTACCGGGTGATCGCGCCGGACCACATCGGGTTCGGCCACTCCGACACACCCGGCACCGACGCGTTCGACTACACCTTCGACGCCCTGACCGACGTCACCGAGGCGCTGCTCGACGAGCTGGGCGTGGACCGGTTCGCGCTCGTCGTGCAGGACTACGGGGCGCCGATCGCCTGGCGGCTCGCGCTGCGCCGGCCGACGTCGGTCACCGCCGTGATCAGCCAGAACGGCAACGCCTACGACGCCGGATTCGTCGAGGACTTCTGGGCGCCGGTGTGGGCCTACGCGAAGAACCCCGGACCGGACACCGAGCCGGCGGCGCGCGCCGCACTCGGCGAACCCGCCATCCGGTGGCAGTACCTGCACGGCGTGCACCGTCCGGAGCTCGTCGACCCGGACACCTGGACCGTCGACGCCGCCTCGATGGCCCGCCCCGGCGCGGAACGGGCCCAGCTGAGCCTGTTCCGCGACTACGCGACGAACCCGCCGCTCTACCCGCAGCTGCACGCCTGGTTCCGGGAGACGCAGGTCCCGCTGCTCGCCGTGTGGGGCGAGAACGACGAGATCTTCGGCCCGGCCGGCGCCCGGGCGTTCGCCACCGACCTGCCGGACGCCGAGATCCACCTGGTCCCCGGCGGGGGACACTTCCTGATCGAGAGCCACCCGGACACCGTGCTGGGGTACGTCGAGGACTTCCTCGGCCGGCACCTGCAGCCGGGCCGCGCCTGA
- a CDS encoding ArsR/SmtB family transcription factor: MPADDRCELLCLDLPRAELIRAQLPGAAGLEPAAGVARGLGDPTRLRIAMALLTGHELCVCDTAWIVGGSQALVSHHLRQLRGAGVVTSRKDGRMVMYRLSGRGVTVLGALLDLDEDVPADGGDRA; this comes from the coding sequence GTGCCTGCTGACGACCGCTGTGAGCTGCTGTGCCTGGACCTGCCCCGCGCGGAGCTGATCCGCGCGCAGCTGCCGGGAGCGGCGGGTCTCGAACCCGCCGCCGGCGTCGCACGAGGACTGGGGGACCCGACGCGACTGCGGATCGCGATGGCCCTGCTGACCGGGCACGAGCTGTGCGTCTGCGACACGGCGTGGATCGTCGGGGGCTCGCAGGCGTTGGTGTCCCACCATCTGCGGCAGCTGCGCGGCGCAGGCGTCGTGACCTCCCGCAAGGACGGCCGGATGGTGATGTACCGGCTGTCCGGCCGAGGAGTGACGGTACTGGGCGCGTTGCTGGACCTCGACGAGGACGTTCCCGCCGACGGAGGCGATCGTGCCTGA
- a CDS encoding heavy metal translocating P-type ATPase: MPDACCGPGTTTGSPPEIDEGPARVRQIRELQRAAVAALLIAVAWTIGVTTGGPTLLIGGIELTAAVIAASTFAPGALRSLCRGRIGVGTLMTIAAIGAVALGQIAEAALLGILFSIAEGLERYAVTKTRRGLRALLGLVPPTATVIRDGREVTVSPDDLVVGDLLVLRSGERAATDGVVRRGRTNLDTSAITGESVPVEAGPGDILHAGTINGGGAIEIEVTAPASDSSLARIVHIVEQAQERKGSGQRLADRVARPLVPAIMVLAALIATIGSLLGDPGVWIERALVVLVAASPCALAISVPLTVVAAIGASSRHGALVKGGAALEELGRIRAIALDKTGTLTRNRPEVVDVLAADGHEQREVLEVAAALEARSEHPLARAVLDAAEDPARAITVVPADDVTAVAGHGLTGTRDGAALRLGKPGWIAPGPLAHDLTHLQNVGATVVLLERDGALLGAVAVRDELRDEAPDAVRRIRDLGIEVAMLTGDNRRTARSLARQAGIDTVHAELRPEDKATLLADIARGRPVAMVGDGVNDAPALATADVGIAMGAMGTDVAIEAADVALMGEDLRHLPQNLAHARRARAIMLQNVGFSLLIIGTLIPLAALGVLGLATVVVVHEAAEVLVVLNAVRAARIRRLPGLTVGPRGGGRHHIGVAPAPEPDDPCCAPIPPAGGRVRRLG; the protein is encoded by the coding sequence GTGCCTGACGCCTGCTGCGGCCCCGGGACGACGACGGGCTCGCCCCCGGAGATCGACGAGGGACCTGCCCGTGTCCGGCAGATCCGGGAGCTGCAACGCGCCGCCGTCGCGGCGCTCCTGATCGCGGTCGCCTGGACGATCGGTGTCACGACCGGCGGGCCGACGCTCCTGATCGGCGGGATCGAGCTCACTGCCGCCGTCATCGCGGCGTCGACCTTCGCTCCCGGCGCGCTGCGGAGCCTGTGCCGGGGCCGCATCGGTGTCGGCACCCTGATGACCATCGCCGCGATCGGGGCGGTCGCCCTCGGACAGATCGCCGAGGCGGCGCTGCTCGGAATCCTGTTCTCGATCGCCGAGGGCCTCGAGCGCTACGCGGTCACGAAGACCCGGCGCGGACTTCGAGCGCTGCTCGGTCTGGTGCCCCCCACGGCCACCGTGATCCGCGACGGCCGCGAGGTCACGGTCTCCCCCGACGACCTCGTCGTCGGTGATCTCCTCGTGCTCCGCTCCGGCGAGCGCGCCGCGACCGACGGCGTCGTCCGCAGAGGACGGACCAACCTCGACACCTCCGCGATCACCGGGGAGTCCGTCCCGGTCGAGGCCGGCCCCGGCGACATCCTGCACGCGGGAACCATCAACGGCGGCGGGGCGATCGAGATCGAGGTCACCGCCCCGGCCTCGGACAGCTCACTGGCCCGGATCGTGCACATCGTCGAACAGGCCCAGGAACGCAAGGGCTCCGGACAGCGCCTCGCCGACCGCGTCGCCCGCCCACTGGTGCCCGCCATCATGGTGCTCGCCGCGCTCATCGCCACGATCGGATCGCTGCTGGGCGACCCCGGGGTGTGGATCGAACGAGCACTGGTCGTCCTCGTCGCCGCGTCCCCGTGCGCACTCGCGATCTCGGTGCCGCTGACCGTCGTCGCCGCGATCGGAGCGTCGAGCCGGCACGGCGCCCTGGTCAAGGGCGGAGCCGCGCTGGAAGAACTGGGCCGCATCCGGGCGATCGCCCTCGACAAGACCGGCACCCTCACCCGCAACAGGCCCGAGGTCGTCGACGTCCTGGCCGCCGACGGGCACGAACAGCGCGAGGTCCTCGAGGTCGCTGCCGCGCTGGAGGCCCGCAGCGAACACCCGCTCGCCCGCGCCGTCCTCGACGCAGCCGAAGATCCCGCACGGGCCATCACGGTCGTTCCCGCCGACGACGTCACCGCCGTGGCGGGCCACGGCCTCACCGGAACCCGGGACGGGGCGGCCCTGCGGCTCGGCAAGCCCGGCTGGATCGCCCCCGGCCCACTCGCCCACGACCTGACACACTTGCAGAACGTGGGCGCCACCGTGGTCCTGCTCGAACGCGACGGGGCGCTGCTGGGCGCGGTCGCGGTCCGCGACGAGCTGCGCGACGAGGCACCCGACGCCGTCCGGCGGATCCGTGATCTCGGCATCGAGGTCGCCATGCTCACCGGCGACAACCGGCGCACGGCCCGCTCCCTCGCCCGGCAGGCCGGCATCGACACCGTCCACGCCGAACTACGGCCCGAGGACAAGGCCACGCTGCTGGCCGACATCGCCCGCGGCCGCCCCGTCGCCATGGTCGGCGACGGCGTCAACGACGCCCCCGCTCTCGCCACCGCCGATGTCGGCATCGCCATGGGCGCGATGGGCACCGACGTCGCGATCGAGGCCGCGGACGTCGCGCTCATGGGTGAGGATCTGCGCCACCTGCCCCAGAATCTCGCTCACGCACGCCGCGCGCGGGCCATCATGCTGCAGAACGTCGGCTTCTCACTGCTGATCATCGGCACGCTCATCCCGCTCGCCGCCCTCGGCGTGCTCGGCCTGGCCACCGTTGTCGTCGTCCACGAGGCCGCCGAGGTCCTGGTCGTCCTCAACGCGGTCCGCGCCGCCCGGATCCGGCGCCTGCCCGGGCTCACCGTCGGCCCTCGTGGCGGTGGGCGGCATCACATCGGCGTCGCTCCGGCACCCGAACCGGATGATCCCTGCTGCGCACCGATCCCTCCGGCCGGCGGACGGGTTCGACGGCTCGGCTGA